TGTTTTTCGTAGAGACGCATGTTTTGTGACGGCTTAGAGGTAAGTTGTGAGAAAGAGAGTTGTCCAGAGCTTTGGCCTCAGCCACTGGAAGTCTGGAGTTGTCCTTTACTGAAATGGAGAAGCCCATGGAAGGGCAGGTTTGGAGGTGGGAATCAGGGCTTCAATCTTGACATTGTTAAATTTAAGATGCCAGTTAGATCCAAGTGACATTGCTGGATAAACATTTGAATACATatgcacgtgtatgtgtgtgtgtgtgtgtgtgtgtgtgtgtgtgtgtacaggggtCATTGGCATTTAGGAGGTATTTAAAGCCCTGAAACTAGATGAGGTTACcaacttccttggcggtccagtggttaggactctgctttctcactgcagggggtgcaggttccatccctggttggggaactaagatcctgcatgccgcatggtgcagccaaaatagatagatatatagatgagGTCACCAAGAGAATGACTGGATAAGAGGTCAGAGGGATGATCTGGGACTGTCCAGCATGTAGAGGTCAGGGGGACTAGAAAAGGAGCAGGTAATGAGATGAGGAGAGAATCAAAAGGGGGTGATGTTTCAGAggccaaactggaaaaaaaaggagggagtgaTCAATCGTATCAAATGCAGGCAGATCAATAAGACGAGATTTGAGAATTAACGGTTGGTTTAGCCACATGGAGGTCGTTGGATTCCTTAACAAGAACAGTTTTAGTGGAGTACTGGGGATGAAAGCCTGAACTGGGTTTCTTCAGGAGATagtgggaggagggagactgTACACAGTGACTACAGACAATTCTTTCAAGATTTACAAGTCAGAGGAGGGCAAAGGGATCTTCGCTGTGGGGCAATGCAGGGTcaagattttttccccctaaagttGGGATATAAATGCATATAATTCTATGGCTGATGGCAGTAACTCAGTAGAGAATGAAATCTTCAGGAGAAAAAGGGAGACTTGCTGGATCAGTGTCCCTAGGTGCGTGAGAGCAGATGAGATCCAGTGCACAGTGGAGAGTAGTGCAGACATTGCCCACATAGGAAGACAGGGCACAGATGCAGAAGGTGAGGGTAGGATGTGGTTGGGGACACAGAGAAGTTCTCTTGtgattgcttctgttttcttaggGAAACAGGAAGCACAGTCGTCAGCTGAGCGAGAGAAGCAGGGGGAGGTCCACAGCTGAGGTTAGAGAGGAAAGTATAAAATAGTCATTTAGGAGAGTGGAGCCTAGATGGAGTAGGGAAATGTGGGAGGATTGCTGGGCACCGTTAAGAGTCCTCTTTGAAGTTAGCGGTCATGAATTTAAGGTGAAACCAGTCAGCGGGATTGTGTGCTTTTCTCCAGCTATGGTCAGTCACCCTGGTAGAGATGCAGAATGGATAGAGAAGTGCACTTAACCAGAGTTGAGGTCTGGCCGGGCGAATGCGCTGGcgggagagagaggcaggggtgCTGACGGTGCAGCCAGGGGATGAGTCTTGTGCTGCACCGTGGATCTAATCCGAGCGGGACCAGTGGAGACATGCTGGGGATGAGACAGTAAAAGGATTGGAGGACTGATGGATTCTGGGTTCTAATGTGGCTGAAGGATTGATAAAATCAGGGTATTGGAGGAAATGTTCTGGAAAGTCAGAAGTGGTCAATCAGAGGGTAGAGAGCCTGAAAATTAAGATTGTGGAGGGGGAGCAGGTATTAATGATAGGGTCTCGGGCAGCGGTTCTCGACCAGGAGCAATTTGCCCCTGAGGAGGGGACATTTGCAGTTGTCTAAggacacttttggttgtcacagctgggatGAGAAAAGCTGCTACGGACACCTAGTAGAggtcaggggtgctgctaaacatcctataacgCACAGGCAAGCCCCACAGCAAAGACTAACCTGGCCCGATTGTCAACAGTGCCACGGTTGAGAAGCCCTGGGCTAGGGCATGATTATGGGAATTAGCAGCTGGGATCGGCCTGAGGATAAAATCGTTGGAGAAGATAAGATAAACAAAGAGATCAGGGTTTTGGAAGGTTCTTCCTATGACTAATGGAAGCTCCAAGAATTATGACAAGAGTGGGAGAAAGAGCCAGGGACAAGAGGAAGTTAACTAGCTATGTAtggagttattttatttttctgcaactGGCTGATTGGCTGGAGTTGGAATTCATTTTCCTGGCTCTAAGAGCTGCCTGTCCAAATTAGCCAAAGAGCGATGgtatgttgttgtttttaaaagccacttgtagtacatgaaatttctaaaaatcttatatttgtatttgtatggaaatatgtatggaaatatgttaatataaatgtttcagacattacatgaaatttctaaaaatcttatatttgtatttgtatggaaatatgtatggaaatatgttaatataaatgtttcagacattaaaaaataaataaataaataaataaataaataaataaaagccacttGTTTCTTAACCAGCTTTGGCATAATTAAATTGTCTGTCTTAAATAGATTGTCTAAAAGCCCATTTAGGCATTTGGTTGGTCTTTTTGGTCAAAATTCCATGACTGTAAACTTGGGCACTTGGCCTAGTTGCATCATTAAATAACATCTCAAGGTAACAGTTCTTGCAGCCAGGCCTTGTGGCAGGGATCTGGTTTGAGAAAATCCTTGAGAAACTTTATTTGTTGACTTTAAAGACTGTGACTTTCCTTGCATTGCTCATCCTAGTGGAGAAAACTAGTCAAAATCACACAGTAAATAAGGGTTACAAACCAGTGCTGCTTCCTGGAATAAACTGGTCAGATTGTCCAGTTTTATGCTTTGTCCTTCATTTTGAACTCAAGTGCCCTGGGGCTGCTTTTCTGCCTACCCACAATAGCAAGGAACTGTCTTTTGTTGGCTTCTTGTTTAAAAGAAGGGCTTGTTTTGAGGTTTGGACCacgaataataatccattgttcCATATAATAATAATCCACCCTCTTTAGCAGAAAAAAATCTGCTTGATGCAGTGTGGCTATCAGTTTATTTAGAAGAATGGCCAAAAGTGCCCATTGTGTCGTGAGGATAAACATTTGGAAGATGGTTAGGAGGAATGGGGGAGTACTCTTGTTCTCCTTGGCCTGGAGTCATAGTTAAGACCTCAGgaagaaaaaattctgaatatGACCGTCAGTCCTGGGTGACAATACCCCTCCTTATTCTGCTTGTCTGTTACATTCTAAGAATAATTGGAACACTGCAGATAGGGATTCTCTCCtgactatttctttaaaaaaaccttgTTTTGAAAATGGGTGTTTTTAATCTCTTCTATATTAGCTCTAATTGCTTCCACTTTTAGGCCAAATAAGTTTCTTTCTAACCTTCTTTAGTCCATGAAAGGGTCTCTTTTTGCgtgaagattattttattttagcggGAATCCTTAATAATTCCTGCAGTTGCCTCTGATTATAGATCTCGGAAAAAGAGCTATTTTTATATGCCAAGTGATAGATATTTTAATTACTACTTCCTGGGCTTAGGCTATCTGAAAAAAACTCAGTGAGTAAATGAATATGTGACCCAGTGTGGTCAGTTATTTCTTGAGTACACATGTGTCTAGCACACTGAAATCCAGAGGTAGGTAAGATTTCACTAATGAAAGCAAGATATGttatgctgctttttttttttttgccttaaataCCTTATAGGAAAAGGGTTAGTTAAATAATAAACAtggctttaaaataaagtgatATCTTACCTAAAACAGTTTTAATTGCTTTATATATGGAAGATGAGAAAAGATCAACTTGATACAAATTGAAATGTAGCAGGTGAATGTGAGAActatttaaagaagtaaaaatatggCCTCCACATCATTAAAAACAGACCATCAGAGAAGCATGGtgagatgtccttcagtagatgaatggataaactgtagtacatccgTACAAaggatattattcagcaataaaatgaaatgggCTTTCATGCCACAAAATGACATGGAGGAAGCTTAAATTAATATtcctaagtgagagaagccaatctgaaaaggctacatttaCTGAATGATTCCAAATATAGAATATTCTCGACGTTAGTGctacactaatgcaagatgttaataataggggaaactggggctTGGGGGAAGCGAGAGAGAATATATGGGAACTCCCTACTTTCTGCAAACCtcaaactgctctgaaaaatagtctattaattcAAAAGAGAACATAAATATTAGGTATAACTGAACCAGTAAAAATGTCTtcttattagaaaacaaaaatcccagACTCTCAGTGGTTTAGTTTGTAGGAAGTACCTGGCTATATAATATTCTGCCAGAAATGTATAGTACACAGTGGTGATGGATTACTGTATACATCTTGTAACGTTCTTGTATCTTTTCTTTGTCCTCTGATAAATATGCACAGTGGTGTTCATGCTAAATCCTACTCTTAAGCTTTCCTTGTTCCTTTCTCTCCAGTGACTGCTGGTGTGTCGGCCCTGGAGGTGTATACACCAAAAGAAATCTTCGTGGCAAATGGGACACAAGGGAAGCTGACCTGCAAGTTCAAGTCTACTAACACAACTGGCACGTTGACCTCAGTCTCCTGGAGCTTCCAGCCAGAGGGGACTGACACCACTGTGTCGGTAGGAATGCTTGTTTGCTCTCCGCTGGTCGTACCTCACGGGGTTCTTTACTGATCTAGTGTGATTAATGACCCATTCTTCTGATTGCGCACTTGCAAAATGAGTGAGTTTGTTATCTATTAGAGACTTCAAGGCCCGTCTCTTGCTTGAGACTCTCCAAAAAAAATAAGTTCGGCCTCTCTTAAATGCAGCTTCTTATCTGTATTGATACTGATATtgatatctctatctatctatcaatataCTGGGTTGGAATGTATGCCTGATTTCCAAATGTTTGAGTGGACCTGTGTCCCTCAGGATTTATAAAAAGGAAGGCCCCCTGGGTGTTGTGTCTGAATAGGAAGGAAAGGTGAGGTAAAGTCAGAGATTACAAATTTATATGACTTCCTCACTGGGTCCAATTGGGTATGGTTCTGGGTAAAACAGTCCCAGAGTGAGTGAGAGCAGGAACCCATACAAATGTCATGGGGAAGCAGAGTCAGGCATTCTGTTGCTTCCCATAAATATGGCATCAACGTGGATCATGTATCCTATAGATGCAAAATTAAACACAGGAGATTTACCCAGGAGAGTCCAAAGAGTTATTTAAATTTGTGAAGATTTCCCACTGACATCTTTTGCCAGACCAGAAGTGAGGGACATTGTTTTATCTATAGAAAGTAAAGCATCATCAGGAAGACACCCAGATGCTCTTTCCTTCAAAGAGCAGTTTTACTTATGCTCAAAACATTCTTGTCATGTGGGTCAAAGCAGGTTTACATACCCCAAGCCTTAATATTAAGAAcatgctgtatttcttttttttaataaatttatttatttatttatttatttatttatttatttatttttggctgtgttgggtcttcgttgctgcacgcgggctttctctagttgcggtgcgcgggtttctcattgaggtggcttctcttgttgcggagcacgggctctaggcacgcgggcttcagtagttgtggcacatgggctcagtagttgtgggtcacgggctctagggcacaggcccagtagttgtggcgcacgggcttagttgctccgcggcatgtgggctcttcccggaccagggctcgaacctgtgtcccctgcactggcaggcagattcttaaccactgtaccaccagggaagtccaaacatGCTGTATTTCTGATTAATGTTTTTAGCTAATCAATTTATACTTACACACCAATCTGATTATAGTTAATTCCAGAATGTTCAGTTACTGATACAGGATCCTTTAACTCCCAAATGTCAGGGCATAGTTAATAAGATGAGCAGGATGCTcttcatttttatagattttcaGGAGAAGGAAAAATCAAGCCCAACATACCAGATATGGCTTTTCTGGTCCATGGAATTAGGGTCCACATGTCTAAAACTGAGCTCGTCTTTTCTCCCCTCTGTTTCCCTTCTGTGCTAGTTCTTTTTGGGTATTTATGTTCTTCTAgggacctgatttttttttaaatcttgagttttgtttggggtgggggggcgtttgtccttcccttccccatccaCTACCTCTTCCCTTCTACTCCTCACACCCACCCTGAGAAATAAGAACGTTTGCTGGCTCTTCCTACTTCGTTTCTGGCATCTAGCTTTTTGTCAGCCTTCCTGCTTCTCTGCTCTCCATTAAGTGATAAAAACTGTGTACCGGGACTTGTGCGGCAACCCCCTTGGTTATTCCTCCACTTCAAATTATCCATCTTTCAACCCAGTCCTACAGTCTACCAGGTGCCTTGTCTTAAAACAGTTCTTTCACCTCACCACTGCCCTAGTCAGAATCCTCATAGTTTCCCACTGCAAACAGTGCTTGTCTGTTCTAGCCCCACTTCTGTTCTCTCATGTGATCTCCTTCAGTCTAGTAAAAAGTGCTTTATGCTTTGTTTTTCCACTTCTGAACTCTTGCCATTTAAGTTGTATCCCATCTTCACATTGTGATCCCTCCATAAGACCTCTTTTGACCTTTTTAGCTCTTCTTAAAACTCCCTGCCCATGTTATCTGGGCCACTCCTGTGAGAGAAGGTCCCTTGCTATgacagtttttctcttctttatcttgAATGTAAGCATTTTGAGGGTAGAGATCTATCTTACACCTTTGGCGTCCCTCATGGTTTTAACACTGTGGCttttacttaataaatgttggtcGATAAGGAGATCTAGTCCCTTTTTGTGTGTGAGTTTTTTTActgtttcatttctctctttcctactGGTTTGACCAAAGCGTTATTAATCAGTGCAGTTCAGCAAACATATACACTTCCTGTGATGTGCTAAGTGTGGAGGAGCACAGAGAAATACAGCTTGTGCCCTGCCTTCAGAGGGCACCCAGTCTGATGAGGGAGAGGTTTGCGGAGACCCAAAGATGGGAAAGAGTGTAGTGTAGGTCTATGTTGCTGCTTCAGAAGTGCTTCAGGGGATATTTGTAGATGAGGTAGGAAGGAAAGCAGAGACCAGATGACAGAAGGACTTGTTTGCTAAGTTAAGAGTTTATGGTTTATTTCCTGGTAAAGAAGAGAGGTGAAGGGTTTGGGGCAGGCGAGATATGATCAGACATGAGAGGCATTAAATAATGGAAATAGCTTAAGCTTTGAATTCTGTCTCCGAGAAcagtgaccttgagtaagtcactAAGGTTTTCTGGGCCTCTTTCCTCACTTGCCAAATATCTGGCAGGTGATTCTCACCTTGCAGCGTGGTTATGAGTGTCAGAGCGTTATTTTTCATGGTATTTCACATTTCTGCCCATCTTACAAGCGGAGGCCCTAGCTGCCTGTCTTGTTCAGTGACTAGCTTTGGAAGGCAGAAGACGGTGTCTCCCTCTGGAGCAGAGGACAGGTTTGCTTACTGTCCAAGATAGTAATATGTCTCCCATTGGGGCCATTATAAAAGATTTGGATTTCCTAAGCTTGGGGCTCCTCAGCTGTGAAACCGAGCCTCTGCACGCACAACATCCACCCAAGCCCCTCCATGCCGTCCCTATGGGCCTTGGGGGGCAGGGGCCACTGATAAAAACATGCTGCTGTCTGTTTGTAAGTAATAGGGTCCTTTGTCTCCAAGTCTTCTTCATGAGAACAAAGACTTCCCAGGAGtcttgtgtcttctgccagcatctgtGAACCTGTGGCCGACTTGCAGGGAGGGTAAAATCTCAGAGCCTTCATAGTTCCTAACAAGCATTAGTTATATTAAACACAGGGTATATATTTGAtaaatggtttttaattttttttttcccaataatcATTTAGGCATTGTGGAGGATGGATTAGAGGAGCTTGAGACCAGTTAAGAGGTCATAGCCCAAGATGATGAGGACATAAAAATCAGGTATTATCAGTGGGaattaaatagaaaagagaaacttAGGAGATGGAATTGACAGgattggggatttttttttctttaaagatttatttattatttatttatttatttaatttatttttggctgcatcaggtcttagttgaggcatgcaggatcttcgccgaggtatgcgggatctttcgttgtggtgcgcgggcttctctctagttgtggcgtgcgggttttctcttctctagttgtagcgcgcaggctccagggcgtgtgggctctgtagtttgcgacaTGCAGGCTCTGgttgaggcgcatgagctcagtagttgtggagcgcgggcttagttgccccgcggcatgcgaGAtgctagttccccgaccagggattgaacccgcatcccctgcattggaaggtggattcttcaccactggatcaccagggaagtcccaggattggGAAATTAATTGGATGGGAAGGAAGACAGAAGAATTAACGGTAACTCCAAAATTTATGGTTTGCGAGACTGGCATGTAGCCATCAGTCAAGATGAGATACACAGGTAGAAGATGGAGTTTATAGGAGAAGGTGGCAGACTTGGAGGGTGGAGGCAGCTGAGTGAGTAGGCAGTTGGATTAGGGGTCTAGAGCTGCAGGAAGCACTATGCGTGAGAGAGGTTTGCGAGTTAACAAAATGTAGATGGTCATTAAATCATAGGAATGGATGAGATTGCACAGGGGTTTTCAGCTTCCACAAAAGGTTCTGAAaatgttgtgtttggattgcCAGTGCAGCTGATTGGTTGACTAATGCTCATTTCCAccaccctccccaaccccactATCGCCCCATCTGTGAATCCGAACAAAGACATCCAGCCTCCAGCAGAGCTGCTTGGATTGAAGCCATGTATCAGGATAGATCCCCACCCACCAGGCCTGACCTTACTTCCAGGGGGCTGGGTTTGACAAAGTTACTTTGAGAAATGAGTTCCTTTGCTGAAAGCAGGTCTGGGGAGAGAGTGAGAGTGGAAAGAGAAAGGGGCTAAAGGCTGAAGCTGCAAAGGCGGACGAGGACATTTTCGGTTGTCTGGGTTGTGTTCCTTTCACACATCCATGACTTTTCTGTAGGAAACCAATAAGTAAGACTGGGTAACCCATCAGATTAACTGATCTGTGATATTtaggcttctttttctttttctttttttaaaatttatttttatatttatttttggctgtgttgggtcttcatttctgtgcgagggccttctgtagttgtggcaagtgggggccactcttcatcactgtgcgcgggcctctcactgtcacggcctctcctgttgcggagcacagactccagacgcgcaggctcagtagttgtggctcacgggccttgctccgcgcatgtgggatcttcccagaccagggctcgaacccgcgtcccctgcactggcaggcagactcccaaccaccgtgccaccagggaagccctaggcttctttttcttgatgcttTGCGTATCTTAATGGTAAGTTTTGTGAGTTAAGGCTGAAACCTTTGGATTCACTGGGCTTAGTCGTGGTGTCCATCAGAGAATTGGCTTTGAAGAGTCAGGTGGTCCTGACTTTGACTCTGGATCCACCACCTACTGTcattgtgaccttgggcaaatggtTTCTTTGAGTCTCCATTTCCTTATTATAAAATTATGGGTGGTAATTGCTATACCACTGGGCTATTGAGAGGTTTAGAGAGAATGTACACATTTATTTCTCCAACTGAAACAGGGTTGAACTCCATGATTTCTAAATCCCTGTCTGGCTTAGGTTCTATAGCTTGAGATTTGTAATATGATGTGGCATTTCTTTCtggatgaagtcttttttttcacatccttctactcctccatcttgatTGGAGCTCCTCGGATGAAGTCTTTTTATAAAAGAACCCTTCACAGCATGCCTATAATAGAGTTTAGAACTTCTACCTTTGAGAATAGctcatgtgttctttttttctaattgcaGTTTTTCCACTACTCCCAAGGGCAAGTGTATGCCGGGAATTATCCACCATTTAAGGACAGAATCAGCTGGGCTGGAGACCTCGACAAGAAAGATGCATCAATCAACATAGAAAATATGCAGTTTATACACAATGGCACCTACATCTGTGATGTCAAAAATCCTCCTGACATTGTTGTCCAGCCAGGACACATTAGGCTTTATGTTGTAGAGAAAGGTACTTCCTTGAGTATTTTTGCAGTAATGATACAGTCCCCTTTATCTCATGCTTAGTTAGAGAACAAGAGTTACATTTCAGGGTGTGTTTGGAAGGGGTATTTCTGCCGTACAGTTATGCTGCCTGTTTCCATCGACCTGTGGCTCTACCGAACATGCCTGGGGGTCAGGGAACTCATTCCAACCGGAGTGACTGATTTCTCCATTTATATACCTGCTGTCTGGAGCATATTGATCAGATTAAAGGAGTCTGAATTTTTCACTGTTAATTAGAAGTAAGACCAGATTCATTATAGTTGGATGGGGTGAGTATTGGGAAAGAAGGAGattaatattgttttaatattCTCCAGGAGAATATTAACAGTATAGCTATTGGCAGAAACAGTATAGctatttcttcaccttttttGGAGAATAAGCAGGAAACGCAGGTTCTGCTGTCTCATTTCGAGACAAAGTCTGCTTTGTTGGAGAATAGATTGAGGTAAATTCACATCCCCAGCTTTTCTTTGATTTTAGAGCATTGAGAGGGATTATGTATATAGAAATGTTTTTAGTTCTAAAGCTCATTCTTTATCAGCTAATGTTCCTCTGTCATCAATTAGGTACTAGGATCTCATAATTTGGATAATAAAATGGTGTATGGTAATTGCTAAAGGAAGACACTTGTTTATTAACTTAATACAattccatttcttctctctgtcGCAATGTACCTTAAAcctattttgttctttctctctagAGATTGTACCTGCGTTTCCAGTTTGGGTGGTGGTGGGTATAGTTACTGCTGTGGTCCTAGGTCTCACTTTGCTCATCACCATGATTCTGGCTGTCCTCTATAGAAGGAAAAACTCTAAACGGGATTACACCGGGTAAGGAGCTCTGCttttggggggaagggtggagggaaggaatcAGAGTTTATGAAAACTTCTGTATGTGTTATGGGAAAAGAATTGTGAAGAATTAGCTACTGTTAGCTTTCATGTCGGAATCGAGCCATCTTCTTAGAAGACGTTCTGACGCGGGCAAGCAGAAATCAGTGGCCTGCTGTTAAACGTGGGCTATGACACTAATCCctgtttcagtttctttcttaGGTTTGGTGAAATGGACTGCTCAGTAGTCTGTGCTCTGTGTTTCAGTATCATCCACTCTGCAATTAGCATTATTAAGCCACAGATATCACTTACCTAATATGAGTTTAATTTGATCTCTAGGTAATAATCTCATAAGGTTCTTCTTTTCAGTTaggtaaatataataataataataggagtaTGCTGATAAATGACCCCCCACCTGATGTGATGATGCAGGGCTTTTCCTGTTTGTAGTTTGGTAAGGAGGTTTATTGCTTTGACCATTCTCAGATGCATGGCTGGACTTATCCAAGCTGAGTTAATAAGAGTTGAACATCAAAATATACCAGCAATAAAGAAAAGTAGACTTTCGTTCTGTTTGCGGC
Above is a window of Balaenoptera acutorostrata chromosome 1, mBalAcu1.1, whole genome shotgun sequence DNA encoding:
- the MPZL1 gene encoding myelin protein zero-like protein 1, with protein sequence MAAPAGAGAQIASPDRRRWLWSVLAVALGLLTAGVSALEVYTPKEIFVANGTQGKLTCKFKSTNTTGTLTSVSWSFQPEGTDTTVSFFHYSQGQVYAGNYPPFKDRISWAGDLDKKDASINIENMQFIHNGTYICDVKNPPDIVVQPGHIRLYVVEKEIVPAFPVWVVVGIVTAVVLGLTLLITMILAVLYRRKNSKRDYTGCNTSENVSPVKQAPRKSPSDTEGLVKSLPSGSHQGPVIYAQLDHSGGHHSDKINKSESVVYADIRKN